The window ATACATAATCTTGGGCACACTACTCCCTGTAGCAGAACCACTCAAACCGAATGGAATATATGGGAGGCAATCATACTTCACAAAGGATAAACAATCCAGAAACACTGAAAAGATAGAAACAACAAGTGTTTCCTTACGAATCTGCCACAAGCGATGAGGAAGCAACTTTAAACTATCATTTGATGGAGTGAAACCAGAAACTAGACTGCATACTGCAGAGAATCGCACAGAGGCGAGCGTGCCGTAACAAGGCACAAGATAACACTCAAAGGACATCATGGAAACAAGCAAGATAGAGACAGAATGTTTCAAATCTATAACCTGCAGGGATGTGTCCGGTAGAAGGATTAATGGGTCCAGTGATGGCGGTGAACGAGATCCAATGGTGGGGGACATGGTGAAAACAAGAGAAGGGTGAGCTTCATGATAAGAGGTGATGGAGACAGATCTGCCTACTGCAGTAAGGGGTCGTATGAACACGACAATAAGAATCACCAAACCAACATCTTTTAGGAGAAAAGTCTCTTTGAAGATCTGGCTGCTCAAATCTATCTCTctaaaagtttgaatttttagATCTAGATCTGAAAAGGTGAGAGTAAGGACAGAGACGCAAACAGAAGTGGAAGAGGTAGTAAATGCTGAAGTTAGGTCTGGTGGCTCTGGTGGGTCTGGCGGTTCCGGTGAGGAAACGCCGGTGACGGCGGCGGCGGTCATCAGAAGAAGAACGAAGGTAAgcttctatctctctctctctagtcaaATCCTTTTTTTCAACATCTGTAGTTTTCATAATAGACTGCTTAAAAACATTAGACTGAAGACAAAAACATGTCATAGAATCTACATAAACGTGATCCTCCAATAAACCATGCTAAttgtacccaaaaaaaaaaacagaaacctTACAGTGGCACTTATAAACCTACCAACTCCAACTAACTGTTTAAGAAATTATTACAAATAGCAAAGCTAAACCCTTtcaaatagcaaaatacatctCAAATCATGGATCTGTTCTCCAGTGGGTGTCCACCAATTTGTAAACCTCAATGAACAAATCTGGAAACCTACCATTGAAGTACTCGTAGAGCTCACTCAGATTGTTCCTAACATCAGGAACATGACACATCAGAAAACTTACAATTAGAAAAATTGTATGTGCtttcttttataaatgatttgtatataattaaacataattGGTGCCCGATACATAAATATGCAACATTTAAGATTCAAGGAAACATGATAAAGATACTACGAGAAGTATTAATCAAACTCGTTAGTAATAGAAAACAGATTGAGATCTATACAGTGAGATCTAAAACTATATTGTAAAAAGAAAAGACTTGTCATTTCTAGTCCGTTACCATGAAAGATTCAACATTTATGTACTAAAAAGGAGATCAAGTGATTTTGTGAGGAAAAGATTATATAATAAAGGATTTAATGTTATTGATGATATCTAGAGATTTTTACAATCTGCCTCGTAACTATTTAAATGTTCATTCAATTTTCTCGTAAACCATAAGTAACGATCAAATAATCAttcattttttcttcaaaaatcaTGGTTAGCCATTATTAACGATATCTAGATACTCATTCAATTTCCTATAGATCATAAATATCGACATCAATATAcatgatttgtttttttcttctcttttcttgaTCAATTTTTGTTTGAGACTGAAGCTATCAGTGTTGATCCCTTTATAGATTAAGATATCTAAATTTAAATTTCATATCACATTTAATGTTACAGCATGATATCTACAGATTTGTATAATATGCCTCGTAATTCATGGTGATGTCTAATTGTTCATTCAATTTTCTTGTAATTCATGAATAATGAATGATGTCCATATACTCATTCATATACTGCCTCAAAAATCATGATTAACCATTATATCGTCATCATGATAGTGAAGCTATTGGTGATATCTAGAGATTTTTATAATCTGcttctattatttaaatattttgaaaacttaATGGACCTAAACAAAGAATTAAGGCACATAAtaaaagaatttttaaataattgaaaaCGAAGAcccattaaattaaaaaaaaacttaatggaCCCAAATTAAAAGATGTTTAAATTACAAAGTTCTACGCTCTCAATTACTCTCTCacattcaaaaaaattaaaggaaTGGACACAGAACCACAAGATATCGTGAATCAACATGCACTTAATCTAGAGGATATGCTATTTGGAGATGTAGGAAACGTATCTAATATAGTGTATTGCCGTCTCTATAGATCTAACTATTGTATCGTCGTCGCTATAGATCTAATTAGTGTATCGCCGTCATAATTAAGCTTATAGGTTTTCAGATTTAAATTTCATAGGAAATCTCGTATTAAAAAGTTTTCGATTACTGATCTAATATTGGATTTCGTGCGTCGATTCGAGTTTCTAATTATTGATCTAATATTGGATTTCGTGCCTTGATGCAGTGATTCACGACATACTACAAGATTCCAGAGAACGCTGGATCACTGCAGCGGAGTGGCACCAGTCCAGTTCGGCTTTTTGATTTGCTTCTTGGCCTTATCGGATGCATTCATATAATTGTGTTTGACATCATTGTATCGTATCAGTTTCACCATAAAACcatataacataatatattttgttaaacaGAAAATGCGCAGATAATGATGATCATATTAGTATAACACTGCATATTTAGTACTTACCCAGCTATGTACAGTTAATGCACAAAGGTTGGTCTGACTAGTACATCGGGATGTGGAGATCTCCTCTGCGGTACAAAGCAAAGACGAAATCTCCAAAGTCAATGGCATACCCAATCGACAGTCTGATATGAAACCTAATTTTGTTGCTCAGTAAGCTTGAGTGGAGCCAGCTGTTGTTGTCCCTCATTGATTCATTATCGACCCGGTAAAGACCTTGTTCATCTACGACAATTAGCGTAGGATTTATGACTTAGAATAAGTCCGCGTTGAGCATAAGGTGATTCATCTCCCAAGCCTGTAGCCACCTTTGTGTAGAATCGTCTGCAAAAcgttttttcaaaatatacatgtCGAATCTCCTTTGTATAGATCAAGATGTTGAGCATGAACATCAATGTAATTTTTGGAATGTATATACCTTGATCTTATACGATTTGATGCTGCAGGTTGAGCGGCGGTTGATTAACATTCCTGTCGTCGCTGCCTCCGTCCATTTTGATTATGTCACCGGAGAGAACTCGTACTTTTTTCTCCCACCTTAGAATTCGAAATTAAGTTCTTTTCATCGACTATTCTGAAGTGAAGAAGTGCCATTGATACTATCTTCATTTGGCGGTATGCAAAATCTTTGCCAGTGCAGATTCCTGGACCAGCCTATATACATatacaaccaaagaacacaaaaCATCTCAGGTAGTAGAAGAGAACGTCTTCACTCTTAACAACCACAtctgggagagagagagagagagagagagagagagagagagagagagagagagagagagtgtgtgtaCAAACATGAAAGCTTATGAATTTGAATGGTGATTCTGGTTGGAACACGCCATCCTTAAGCCATCTCTCTGGCTTGAACTCCTCAGCCTGTTGTCCCCAAATATAAGTCATCCTTCCAATGGCATAGGATATGTAGTAGACATTACCCTTCTCTTCACTCTATGTCCATTTGGAAGCACATCATCATTCTATGTACACCTCGTGTCCTTTAGAATGAAACCAAAAGAAAGTGTTAAAATCCTCATTGGTTTGGATCAATCACAGAAGAATCTTTAAAGGAGTGGTACCACAGGGACAGCAGTGTAAAGCCTCAAGGTCTCAGACAAGGCCGCATGGAGATACTGCATCTGATCAAGAGCCTCTTCATCTATACTCTCAACGAAACCTTTCCCATCGGTTGTTTCCTCATGACTCGACGTCACGTCTCTGATCTCTCATACTATTTTCTCCTGAACAAGTGGGTTTTTGCAGAGCATGTACAAGAACCAAGAGAGAGATGCAGCGGTTGTGTCCTTCCCAGCGATCATAAAGCTCAAGATTATATCCCTCAGATACTTATCATTCATCCTCTCTGGATCTTTCTCCCTCTCCACCAGAAATCTCGATAATATATCCTCTCTAATAGCCTAAGTACAAAGCCAAAACATTTTTGGTTTTAACATTCAATCAAAACAAGAGGGTTGAGAACTTAAGAGAGAACTCACAGTGTTCTGTTCTTTCCTTTTAGTGATAATGAGTCTATAGACAAACTTATCTATAGTAGCAATGCTCTTCTTGAGCCTAGCTTGTGATCCGATGTTGAGAAACCATTTCAGCTTCCAAAGCGGATCGATGAACCTCAACCTAGTTGCATCGTTCCCTCCCTTCGTCGAAAGCCTCCCTACATGAATTTGTTGTTGATCTTGGTTCTTAAAATTACCTGAAGACCGGTTGTTCCACAACCTTCAACAGTGAAGTAGCAATGCACTAAAGACTTGTCATTTCTAATCTGTTACCATGAAAGATTCAATATTTGTACACTAAAAAGAGATCAAGTGATTTTGTGAGGAAAAGGTTAGAAATAAAAGGTCCAAAGATATTTTGAGGAAAATGACTTATCTTTTCAAATCTTTTTATGTCTTTGATATTGATTCATGTTCTTcaatcaagaaaaaaatcagtCAGATCTAAATCTATATTGTGAGAGGAAAAGACCATTTCTAGTTTGTTACCATGAAAGATTCAACATTCGTACACTAAAAAGGAGATCAAGTTATTTTGGGAGGAAAAtcatgtttttataaaatactagggtcagcccgccctacgggcggaatgtgatctaaattattattttttgtatgattttatgatttatgTTTTAGGTTTGTATTTGCAAGAGATATGTATgatacactacaaaaaaaatcatattatttcaCATAAATAGTATCAgaaaaaatgatatattaatCTTTGTTAAGCAAGTAAAGATCAATTAAAAGATATATTGTATTTTCATATACATGTAAAAATATGCAGTGTACTCtaaattttaaagaattttaatttttactattgTTTCCGTTGTTCTTATTAGAAATCAaaggttttataaattaataaaaagcttttaaattttcattaatgaaattattttatatttttagtgtttgttgtatttttattataaaagcaagtaaaataaaaaaacttgtcATTACAGCTGAAATTCAATACATAAATTATGAATTATGTTtcgttattatatatttgtttgaaTGTGTTGgtaatttttatacatttttattgttttagatAACGTGAAAATGAATCAATTTACAATTTGTTTACTAAAGTTAGTTAAATAATATAACAAtctaaaatcaattattttagtatacagacattttattaaaacttttatccaaatgaaaaggaaaagaatacaaaatattttaaatttcttatacatgtttaaaaatattttaaatttcagatACATATATCtactattattaaatataagTTCAGAAGGTTATTTGGAAGTTCGAGATATCTTAAACCGACTAAAACAAACATCTGGTACCTCAAACAGGTTGATGccgaaacaaaaataattaaaattgtgATACAATGCAAGTAGATTATCATTATTTAAACTTCATATATGAAACCACAACTATGGTTATTCCATTTCAAGCAACAGGGCTTTCTTGGTCACATTAGTGGGCCCGTGGGTCCTCTTCTTCGGTGCAGCAGCAGGAAGGTTTTCCTTAACATTCTTATCTCCATCACTACTGCCTTCTTCAGTTTCAACCTGTTAAGGAACTCTGTTACCGTCCGGCATATCGGCATCATCACCATTGTTCCTCCCTGATCCAAACGGATAATCACACACACAAATATATGTAGACGGATAATCAGATGTTCTCAAATCATTCTTACATCGACGACATAGTCAGGTACTGGAACACGCTCATGTTCAGTGAGGATGTGTGTGATTGTGAATGTCTGATGGTGTGCAGTGAAGTTATAAGTGTTAACCCTGACCTGAAAGGTAAATTTCTTTCCTTCCATGTCCGTGATAAACGGAGGCATTGTAACATCCTCAGGATTCACTCCTTACGCAGCCTGTTTGCCAGAGTTAAACCGACAGGCATATTAGATATATGTGTATACAAATATAAAGATATAAGACCCACGTGTTTCTTACCAACATCTGACCGGCTTCAGCAGCTCTGAGGTTATGCAGCTTAGTCATCACACCATCAAAACACCCGAACGCACCTTCAGCAGTATCGTCAGCGATCACCAATTCCACACGATAACTACAAACTAAAGATAATCAGAATATAATCCGAGGACTAATGATACACACGTGTATAAGAATGGATATACAGGTCTACATAATGAATGCGATTCGTACCGTAGAACTCCCACAGCATTATCATTACTGTTAGACACATAACCGTAGatttctggaaaaaaaaactaaaacatgaAGAGTCGCCGgaataaaaatcatataaactTAAATATCGAAACGAACAAATACGAAGGGGTTCGACAGTATTTCGCAAACTCAACAATCAATAAGAGGTTTTGTTTCTAAAATCAAAagcaaaattaaaatctaaCAAAGCATAAAGAGGTTCGCCGGAATCTTGTATAAACAAAGAATTTGAAATTTGTGgagaaactaaaataaaaacgaaCAATCAAGAAAAATTTCGCCGGAATCCCGATTATTCAACAATCAGTAAGaggttttgttttaaaagaggttctctctaataaaaaaaaacaattctaaCAAACACACAAAAGTTCACCGGAATTCTTGTTCAAACACAAACCcttaaaaaggaaaatagaCTCACATTGACATCCACCATATGAGCATGTCGACCTACGTCAGATCACCCCCACGTTTCACATTTCTTGCTTCCCAGAATCTCAGAAGCCGGGCCTCCACGATGGAGGAGCATTTGCCGGATTTGAGGTCGGAGAAAAAAGCTCTGGAATTAGCCATTTCAAAATATTGCAGTATGAGATGTAAGAGATAGCAAGAAGAGATGGGTTCAAGGGGAAGAATCCAACCTCTATTTATACAGATCCTGGCACCGCCTCTAAGATCGAAAGAAAGCTTTGAATACACATTGTGATGGAGCCAATAAATGGGATTTATGAGGAAGATATTTAATCACACCGTTTCAGGTCACCGGAACGCCGCCGCAGATGAGGAGAGACGAACTCTGTTTAGTCGATGCAGAGTAGTAGGGTTAGAGTGTTCTCTTTCAAGTCGGGCCCAGAATATTACCAATAGACCAATTACACCATATCAAACGAAGCCCAAAAGAACAGATTTTTAATGAATCGCTGCGTTTTGGCTTCATGGGACACGTGTCAGCACCTCGTAAAACGAATTTCCAAGCTGTCATCCCATGTGGCATACCTGGGAGGGATACAAaccttcttttatatatatagatgtggcttaatttttaatttattttaaatagctAATTGATAGTTTTTTACAATGAAATAATATTCTATTTGATTGTAATTTACATGATATAAAAATTTCTCTGAATATGAATCTTTATCTTTAAGACAAACGAAATTATCtttatcttaaaatttatttttattatcgaaatttattttaattatttgctTCCAATGTCTtggagcttttttttttgtgtgtgtatgaTGTTGTTCTCTTGTTAATAGTATTATTctcttttgtaaaattatttagtCCTTGTTGAGGAAGATATCAAGAGCACAATGATCAAAAGGGTTTCTGTTCCCATTGACCGTGAAACTGGAGCTTGCAAAGGGTGTGTGTGACTCATTACACTTTGTTACCAGTTTTGCGAATTTCAGATGCTAacttgaattttgtttttaacgaaTTGCCTACAGCATATGAGAATGCGTTTGAACTTGATGGTAGTGACATGAGCATGGAATATCGTTTTTGACATTGTAGTCGATTGAAGGCCTAGTTTCACTCCCACAGGTTGATAAATCTTGATAGGAAAGCGCCCAACTTCTCACTggttctttcttttatttttggcaATTAAGAAAACCTTTAAGGACCGAGTAAAAGCCTGCAATTGAAAATGCTCTTAATACTTAAGTCTTATTGGTCTGCTTGAAGCTTGATGATGAGTTAGCCTAGGTTCATAGTGACAAAAATGTTACAGTCCTATATTCTAAATCCTTATTCAAAACTCTAAAACATGCTTCTGAGTCAAACAAACACTTGTAACAATACAAGAGGAGATTCACCACAACATAAGAAAACAAGTTCGTTGGATATTTATGAGAAAAAGGTTTTAATGCACATTCGTTGGATATTTATGAGAAAAAGGTTTTAATGCACAATAACGCTTATGTCGACTATTAAGGTACACAAAGATATTAGCCGTTATATTAGGTTTGCTTCTACGATTTGGTGTCAAATGTAGTAATGAGTCTGATCTTAAACCACTATTAATGGATAGCATTCTAATCTAGGCAGATCCAACTACAAGGTCTCCGTCTTTAATGAAAAACGTTGATCGTTTCAACCTCTCAGATCTTCAGTTTCAGAATCCTCTTCATAATCACacttcacacacacacactccaCCACAGAAACTATCTCCATCTCTCCATGGAAGCTCCTCCACCTTCAAGCGACCCATACAAGTTCCTCAACATTACACTCAACTCAGATGGGTCCCTCACCAGACACCGTGACTTCCCCAAACTACCCCCGACCGAACACTCCAAAGACATCCCTCTAAACCCAAACAACAAAACCTTCATCCGTCTCTTCAAGCCCCGCAACATCCCCCCGCCGGAGACCAAACTCCCCATCCTCATCTACTTCCACGGCGGAGGTTTCATCCTCTACAGCGCCGCCTCCGCTCCTTTCCATGAATCCTGCACCAAAATGGCCGACCGTCTCCAGACAATGATCCTCTCTGTCGAATACCGCCTATCCCCAGAGCACCGTCTCCCGGCGGCGTACGACGACGGCGTCGACGCCATCTCATGGCTCCGAGACCAAGCTCGCAACGGAGGGGACTGTGACACGTGGCTGAGCGACGTTGATTTCTCGAGATGCTTTGTCATGGGATCGAGCTCCGGCGGGAACATCGTGTACAGCGTCGCGTTGCGCGTCGCGGAGACGGATCTCTCTCCGGTTAAGATCCGAGGGCTGATAATGAACCAAGCTTTCTTCGGCGGCGTCGAGCCGTCGGATTCGGAGTCGCGTCTTAAAGACGACAGGATCTGTCCGTTGACCGCGACTCACTTGCTTTGGTCGCTTTGTTTGCCTCACGGTGTGGATCGTGACCACGTGTACAGCAACCCGATCAAGAGCAGCGGggcggaggagagagagaagatggGGCGGTTTCCGTCGACTCTTATTAACGGTTACGGTGGTGATCCGTTGGTTGATAGGCAGAGAGACGTGGCGGAGATGCTGAAGGCACGTGGGGTTCACGTGGAGACGAGGTTTGATAAAGATGGGTTTCATGCGTGCGAGTTGTTTGATGAGAACAAAGCTAAGGCTTTGTATGACACCGTTGAGGGTTTTATGAAGAGTTGTTCGATGACTGCACCGTCGTCCAACATGTAGTAGTACGTTGTAATGATGTTCTTATGAAATTATCTACCATAATAATGAAATTATGCATGCAGTATATCATGTACTTGTTTGAGTGTTATAAGCGAGTTGCATTGCAATGTCGCTTTGTGTCTATCCATATGGTTCTGACTTCTGAATCTCTCTACTATTTGTATGATGTTTAAACTGAATCGGATGTTCAAATGTTAAAGTGCTGCCGCTGAAAGCTTAAGTCAAGTTTATCAACATTTCAATTTATGattttcgttttaaaaaaacGATAAATTTTGAACACAATATAGCTTATAATAATTAGCAAAACTACATTATTGTTTTGAATATTGCATTGAGGACACTGTTAGTCTAACAGGCACTCTTCAACCATAATTTCAACATGGAACTATTAAATTATTCTGAGATTAATAATTAGCAAAACTACATCACTGTTTTGTGTATTGCACTGGAGTCTGGAGACACTTTTAGATGTGCACAATTTCACCATgtagatatatatttttcaaaggCTTGAAATCGTGACGTGTTTAGACAATTGAATCAATCATTTGCATGCACGCAATAAAATGTCTTTGAGTTCCATGTAATTTAAGACAAAACATAAGCAAACGTACAACATTATTCCTCAtttagacaaaaatataaaaaacatccTTGAACTGGTCAATATCGCTAAAACTAAGCAACATCATGACCTCAAATTAGTCCGTGCATTAATCCTAATCACACACAGCTTAAGCTCCAATAaacgtaaacacacaaaaaacttaaataacTCCAAATACTTCTTGCTAATCATAGTTCAGATTTTAAAACCATGTCACGAGACCCAGTCCCCGCGTTTGATGCATACAAGCACCTCAACCTCTCAATCAACCCCGACGGCTCTTGCACTCGCAACTTCGAGTATCCAATAGTCGACCCCGACCCCTCCCCGTCCCCGGGAAAGCTCACCGCCTCCAAAGACATCACCATCAACCTCGAAACCGGCGTGACCGTGCGCATCTTCCGACCAACCAACCTCCCATCCAACGACAACACCATCGCTCGCCTCCCCATCCTCATCCACCTCCACGGCTCCGGGTGGGTCCTCTACCCAGCCAACTCCCCCGCGAACAGCCGCGGCTGCTCCCAGATGGCCAGCGAGCTAACGGTGATCATCGTCTCCGTCAACTACCGTCTCGCTCCAGAGAACAGGCTCCCGACCCAATACGACGACGCATTGGAAGCCCTCCTCTGGGTCAAACGCCAAGCCGTCGACCAAACTAACGGCGAGCCGTGGCTCAGAGACTACGCCGACTTCTCGCGCTGCTACATCTTCGGCTCCAGCACCGGCGCCAACCTCGCTTTCCAGCTGGCGCTAAGGTCGTTAGACCACGACTTGACGCCGTTAAAAATAGACGGGAGCGTGTTTTACCAACCGTTCTACGGCGGGAAAGCTAGGACGAAGGCCGAGCTTAAAAACTTCGCCGACCCGGTGATGCCGGTGCCGGCGATAGACGCCATGTGGGAGCTTTCTCTGCCTAAGGGCGTTGATAGGGATCACAGGTACTGTAATCCGGTGGGTTACTTGCCGCAGAAGGAGAAAGTGGGGCGTCTGGGACGGTGCTTGGTGATTGGTTACGGCGGAGACACGTTGGTTGATCATCAGCAAGACTTTGTGGAGATGCTGGTTACGGCTGGTGTTAGGGTTGAAGCTAAGTTTGACGATGCTGGTTTCCATGGGATCGAGCTCGTTGATCCACGGCGAGCCGTTGCTCTTCTTAATATGATCAGAgagtttattaattaattaattataataaaaattaatgaaataagattttaatgtaatatatgaaagaaaaaaaaatcagtttaagttatggttaaatatttttttgtaaaattttgttttcgtgaAATGAATAAAATGATCACTTTATTTGAagtaatattcaaaataaatgataaaattatcATTGCTTTGTttacttttaattaaaattagttCAGTTCATGTGATCAGGTTTAGAAAATAGAAATCCAAAGATCTGACGGTGGATAACATCATCCTGAACTAATACATAAACATCATTCTTCACGGGATCAGTGTCATTTTTCGTAACACTGTAGTTGAAAGATCTTCGACTTACCAAAactgttttaccaaaaaaacaatgTCATCTAAGTTAAAATGATGGAGTCCTAGTTAGGCTAGGTTTTGGAC is drawn from Brassica rapa cultivar Chiifu-401-42 chromosome A05, CAAS_Brap_v3.01, whole genome shotgun sequence and contains these coding sequences:
- the LOC103866909 gene encoding probable carboxylesterase 9 — encoded protein: MSRDPVPAFDAYKHLNLSINPDGSCTRNFEYPIVDPDPSPSPGKLTASKDITINLETGVTVRIFRPTNLPSNDNTIARLPILIHLHGSGWVLYPANSPANSRGCSQMASELTVIIVSVNYRLAPENRLPTQYDDALEALLWVKRQAVDQTNGEPWLRDYADFSRCYIFGSSTGANLAFQLALRSLDHDLTPLKIDGSVFYQPFYGGKARTKAELKNFADPVMPVPAIDAMWELSLPKGVDRDHRYCNPVGYLPQKEKVGRLGRCLVIGYGGDTLVDHQQDFVEMLVTAGVRVEAKFDDAGFHGIELVDPRRAVALLNMIREFIN
- the LOC103866908 gene encoding probable carboxylesterase 8: MEAPPPSSDPYKFLNITLNSDGSLTRHRDFPKLPPTEHSKDIPLNPNNKTFIRLFKPRNIPPPETKLPILIYFHGGGFILYSAASAPFHESCTKMADRLQTMILSVEYRLSPEHRLPAAYDDGVDAISWLRDQARNGGDCDTWLSDVDFSRCFVMGSSSGGNIVYSVALRVAETDLSPVKIRGLIMNQAFFGGVEPSDSESRLKDDRICPLTATHLLWSLCLPHGVDRDHVYSNPIKSSGAEEREKMGRFPSTLINGYGGDPLVDRQRDVAEMLKARGVHVETRFDKDGFHACELFDENKAKALYDTVEGFMKSCSMTAPSSNM